The genomic segment cacagtaaaatgcctttgcatagttagtaaaacacaggtaaaccctggtggcatagtggttaagtgctacagctgctaaccaaagggtcggcagttcgaacccaccaggtgctccttggaaactccatggagcagttctcctctgccctgtagggtcgctatcagtcggaatcaactcgatggcactgttttttttaaaaaatctttctgatattctctgctttcattcatgattcatctgacatcagcaacgataccgCTCGCTGTCGTTGTTTGGCgccatcgagccagttccaactcatagcaaccctatgcacagcagaatgaaacactgcccagtcctacgccatccttacagtcgttgttatgcttgactcattgttgcagccactgtgtcaatccacctctttggggggtcttcctcttttccactgaccctgtactctgccaagcatgatgtccttctccagggactcatccctcctgaaagcatgtccaaagtatgtaagatgcagactatagatccttgcgtctaaggatcaatctgattgtacttcttccaagacagatttatttgttcttttggcagtccatggtatattcaatattcttcactaacaccacaattcaaaggcatcagttcttcagtattccttattcattgtccaactttcacatgcacatgatgagattgaaaataccatggcttgggtcaggcacaccttagccttcaaggtgacatctttgcttttcaacactttaaagaggccctttgtaacagatttgcccaatgcaatgtgtcttttgatttcttgactgctgcttccatgaccgttgattgtggatccaagtaaaatgaaatccttgacaacttcagtcttttctctgtttgtcatgatgttgatcattggccctgttgtgaggatttttattacctttatgttgaggtgcaatccataccgaaggctgtggtctttgatcttcattagtaagtgcttcaagtccttttcactttcagcaaggttgtgtcatctgcataatgcaggttgttcatgagtcttcctccaatcccgatgccccgttcatcttcatatagtccagcttcttgtattatttgctcaccatacagtttgaataagtatagtgaaagggcACAACCCttacgtacacctttcctgacactaaaccaaccagtatccccttgttctgtccaaacaactgcctcttgatctatgtaaaggttcctcatgagcacaattaagtgttatggaattcccattcttcccaatgttatctgtaatttgttatgatccacaccattgaatgcctttacatagtcaataaaacacaggtaaacatacttctggtattctctgcttttggccaggatccatctgacgtcagcaatgatatccctggttccactttctcttctgaaactggcctgaatctagcaattccctgttgatatactactgcagccatttttgaatgatcttcagcaaatttttgcttgtgtgtgatgttaatgatattgtttgataatttccatgtttggttggatcacatttcttgggaataggcataagtatggatctcttccagtcagttggctaggaagctggcttccatatttcttggcatagacaagtgaacacctccagcactgcatctgtttgttgaaacatctcaattgatattccaacaattcctggagccttgttttttgccaatgccttcagagcagcttggatttcttccttcactacgattggttcctgattatatgtcacctcttcaaattgttgaatatcaactaattctttttggtataatgactctgtgtattccttccatcttcttttgatgcttcgtgtGTCTTTATTACTTTCCCCCTATAAAatgcttcagtattgcaacttgaggcttgaatttttcttcaattctttcagcttgagaaaagccgagtgtattcttctcttttcgttttccatctccagctctttgcacatgtcattataatactttactttgtcttctcaaaccgacctttgaaatcttcagttcttttacttgatcaattcttcctttgctttagctgctcggtgctcaagagcaagtttcagagtctcctctgacatccatcttggtcttttctttctttgttctcttctctatgacctcttgctttcttcatgtattatgcccttgatgtcattccacaactcatctggtctttggtcactagtgttcaatgattCAAATCTATACTTCAGATGCTCTGTATATttatgttgcatttttttttatatatatacttaaggtcatattttggctatcatggacttgctctgattttcttcagtttcagcttgaacttgcatatgagcaattgatggtgtgttccaccgtcggcccctggccttgttctgactgatgatattgaggtttccatcatctctttccacctgtagtcaatttgatttctgtgtgttccgtctggtgaggtccatgtgcatagtcaccatttatgttggtgaaagaaggtatttgtaatgaagaaatcGTCGGTCTTCAAAATTcaatcattcgatctccggcattgtttctatcaaaaaggccttattttccaactactgatccttctttgtttctaaccttcgcattccaatcaccagtaattatcaatgcatcttgattgcatgtttgatcaatttcagactgcagcagctgataaaaatcttctatttcttcatttcggtcctagtggttggtgagtaaatttgaataatagtcgtattaactggtcttcctagtaggtgtatggatatcatcctatcactgacagcgttgtacttcaggatagatcttgaaactttctttttgatgatgaatgcaacaccattcctcttcgagttatcattcccagcatagtagactatatgtttgtctgattcaaaatggttggtaccagtccatttcaactcgctaatgcctaggatatcgatgtttatgtgttccatttcatttttgacgatttccaattttcctagattcacactttgtacattccaggttcagattattaatggatgtttgcagctgtttcttccctttttgagccgtgccatatcagcaaatgaaggtcccaaaagctttactccgcccacgtcattaaggtagactctactttaaggaggcagctcttcccctgacatcttttgagtgccttccaacctggggggctcatctttaagcactatatcagacaatgttctgctgctattcataaggctttcactagctaatccttttcagaaacagactgctggctccttcttcctagtctgtcttagtctggaagctcagctgaaacctctcctccatgggtgaccctgctagtatctgaatacctaccggtgacatagcttccagtatcacatcAACGTGCAAGCccacacagtacaacaaactgacagacacgcgtCCTCTTTTGAAAGGCTTGATTATCTGGCAGTTCCTTCTTCATGTACTTTTTCAcaccttttgaatgatctttaacaaaattttacttttgtgtgatattaatgataatgttggataatttctgcattctgatgGATCAACTTTATATTAGTTTGGCCAAAATTTATCATAGTATTGgaactttttaaatgtttttctacATCTCTTTATGTGgctttgttttcatttctaattAATTTCAGTGGTGAATGTCATTAACTGATTTGTAAAAGCCAACCATGCATTTTTGGGGCACACCTAATTTGGTGTATTATTGTCTTTACATGTTTCAAGACTCTAATTcttaaatttctctttatgtttttCACATATATGCTCTGTTGTCttgttttaatacttttttttaaatttgatatCATAGCAAATCTGCTCTCATAGAGAAAATGGAAATACATTCTCCTCTTCAGTTTCCTAGAAGAGTTTGTTGAgaattggctaattctttttccctAAAATTTAAGAGAATTTTCCAATTAAGCCACTTGGACCTGATTGGGGATGGGGAGTATCTTAAAtttatatttccatttttataacCTCTTTATCAGTAATGTTTTTCCCTCGTGTTTTCTAGTCTCTATATACATGGAAATATATCATACCCCTCCCTGTAGGGCCCCACCTTAAAACTgacattagaattttttttttaatggacagcCTTAGTattgtaaaatttattttttctctttacaaattttttaatatcagaagaataaaaataagaagGTATACATGGAAAATTAGGAGGGAATATGGAGCAACTCTGTCCAGAAATCTTGGCAAATATCTGAAATGCTTCAAATTACACCTCACTCACTAGAAACGCAACATAGTCCAAACCATGTTAATATCTCCTTTTGCTTCTTCCTAGCAATAGATCTCAATCAAAATATAGCACACACTCATATTAGCCAAATTTGAGAAAATTCATCCAAACAAAAACAAGGCAATGACCTAACTCATTATACAATAGACTTCTTATGCAAGGAtacataaaaaattagaaaatatcttCTAAAGAattgtaattattattttctGGAGCAATAAGGATAACAACCTCTGAGACAGAAACACGCAATTAGGAACCAATTTCAAtcgagaataccaaaaaaaaaaaaaagtagaaacctGGAAACTTCTATGGCTGCCCCAAATAAATTTATCTTCCTTGGTATATATCcactaataaagaaaaaatgggATGATTTAGGAAAACCAGGTACACAGTGATCCTTCTTAATATAATAAACTTATTTTGTTACTGTTTATATTACTATTATAATGTAATAATACTGGTAACAAAGTAAACAGACTCTAAATGGCTTGTATATGAAAGCAAATGCACTGATGATGAAAGAGAGGTGTTTCAAGGCTTAGGAAGTGGACATCTGAGCAAATTCAGATGACTGAGTGCTTCAAATCATCCCAGAGCACTGAGCCTGCTTGCAGTTACAATTAGTCACCTGGGGGCAGAGAACGAGTACTAAAGCAGAAGGTGTGTGGGTGtgcgcacaaacacacacacgcgcaTTAGCACACTCTACAAAGTTTTTTCTAATATGTAAGGAAAAAGCCAGAGACTTCAAACTCTTCATGTATATACTAGTTCCCTATCTCAATCAGCATATTCACtctccttctttttttaattttgatttgtcACCCCCTAACACATTCTAATATGCAATACAATTTCTTAATTAGTATGCTTATAATGCACCTCTCCTGTCAaggaaggcaactttttttttgcagtttttaaTTTATAGCTCATAGTAGACTGACTGGTAAAAGGCAATATAGAAATATATGTTGAATTTATCTGTGCTGTTGTACTTGTTATCCCCTCTGGAGGCACACAGACAAAAATTTAAAGTGAATAATGTAAATTATATGAATGACATGGTATAGTGAACTTTGAGAAAATACATTGCATAATTGTCCCAAAGTCCTATGTAAGGCATGTTTCACATCTTCATTCCTTAAACTATAGATCAAAGGATTCAACATGGGAATAACCAGGGTGTAAAGTATGGAAGGCATTTTATCAGTATCAAAGGAGTGACTGGACTTCTGCTGCAGATACATAAAGATCAAAGTCCCATAGAACACGACCACCACAGTCAGgtgggatccacaggtggagaaggccttgtgcctACCCTCAGCTGAGCTCATCCTGAGAATGGCTAAAAGAACAAGCAGGTAAGAAACAAGAATTATTAGGAGGGatgaaacaaaatcaaaagttgcaAAGATGAGAATGATCAATTCCATTTCACTggtgtttgaacagagcaaggataACAAGGGGTTAGTGTCACAGTAGAAATGACTGATGACATTGTAGCCACAGAAGGATAaattaaacatctttatggtgtctagaagagaaacaaaagtaCTGTAGAGATAGGGGATTCCTACCAACACCCAACACATTCTTTGTGACATGAtgactgtgtagagcagagggttacagatggccacGTAGCGGTCGTAGGacattgctgaaagaatgaaAACTTCACTAGttatgaatataataaagaaagCTAGCTGTGCagcacaaaaataataggagatTGTATTTTCATCTGCAACAAAATTGACTAACATTTTGGATCCCACAGTTGTTGAATAACcaagatcagtgatagccaggtgtctgagaaaaaagtacatgggagtttgtagcctggagtccatcttggtgaggatgatgatgcccaCATTGCCCACCACTGAGATCATGTAGATGATGAGGAACAGCCCGAGCAATGGTGCCTGCAGCTCTGGGCGGTCTTTGATTCCCGTCAGAATGAACTCATTCAGCACTGTTAGATTGTGTTTGTCCATCTTGGTCTACCACGAAGCCTAGTCTGGATAGAGACATTAGCATCGTCAGTAGCTTTTATGTAGTATCATCTGGCAGATTTTTAGCATACAAACTAGTATCAATAATATGAATTCAAACTTTCCATTTTATGATATTTGAATACCACCCACTTCTCATAAATTTTACACACACATAATAGATTGAtagatgaaataaaaatgaatatactGTTAAACATTTAGGTGTTAGAAATGTGGATATCTATTGTacccttcttaatttttttttatttttcatatacctaaaaaaaatgaaaatattttgaacctCTACTTCAAAACATCATCTTACGAAAACTCATGATTATTGATAATCCAAGATGGAACACTCAAAATACCAGACATGTTTTGAATAGGTATATAATTGATAACAATGGGAATTATTTGTCTTTACACACGAAAACATACCAagagatatatgtatataaatatagccTCTGCTATACCTCCATTTGGACCtcctgtggtgtagtggttaagagttcagttgctaaccagaagatcagcagttcaaatctaccagcttctccttagaaactctaagtaggcagctctactctgtcctatagtgttacaATGAGTCAGGACCgacatgacagcacctaacaatagcaacagcaTACCTTCATTTGTAATACATACAAAGTGGTACTTACAGCAAATAACATAagttataatatatatataaaatatatatatataggagtcTGTTTATCCCCACCTGAAAAATCATATTCCAACACTTTCTTGCAGGATTGTTAGGCAGCATAAATGAAAATTCAATGCTTCAATGTGTAGTATGCTACCTGAAAGTAACTCTAAAATACTGTTTGCCTAGTATTATCTTTCTATCTATCCAGCTGTCTATCTAtgtatccatccattcatctatccatctatttgtctgtctgtatatctatctatctaccatctacctatctgtctgtcaTCATCATCTATCTTTATTTGGATGTTGACAGTAACTATTTgaaaagatttttttgttgtaggTAATTGTTTTTATCTTTAAGATATTTATAGGTAAATTTTTGTGGACTATAACTTCTTTTTCACCATTTTCATGATGAATAGGTTCATTAGGATATTATTCTGGTAACTGACATGAGACTGTCATTCCAAAACACTGGTTCTATGACTAAAGTGTCCAGAAGTGCCACTCTTCCACTTAAAATACTTTCTTCTCCAACTGAAAATTATTATAACTCATACATTCTAAGTTTTTTGTAACACATCaggtatgtatttttttcatgGAGAAACCTAGGATGTATGAGGAAATCTGAAAAAATAGTGAAACAATGATGGCATAAACAccctcttgtaaaaaaaaaatcctctaatttaaaaaaaattataaaaaaacacAATATGACACAATGGcataggagaaaaagaaaatatactgttGTTGACATATATGCAAATTGCTGGAAGTTATTTTAAATCTGTCAGAACATGAAGCATCTTCCATTAACATTGGAACACCTATGTGCCAGGAGATATCAAAGACAAATGAAAGTATAATCTTAAAACATGTATCTGAATATAccagaaacattttaaaaatagaagaattAGCCCTACAGGTTAAAATAATGGACTTGTTGGTTTAAACTTTGTGATCACTGCTTCCTAGGTATGTATATGTCTATCTCTCTATATAACTATTTTCCTATCAATCAATCTAACTATCtggcatatatctattcgtgaaCACTATGAGCAGAGCAGTCTCTGAGTAAATCATTAGTCAACAAATGCAGACATTAAATACCCAAGCATTAAATTGTAAAAGTGAATATGTGAAGTCCACATTTATCGCATATAAAACATATCAAGGATAATGAGGGAAAGCAGACAGAATTGAATcaaaatcattaatatttttCTGTGCCTTTAGCATCAATTCAAAATGGACCTTGAAAATGTCACTAAAATATTCCAGATATTAGTAAAATATGACACTGCATAAAAAATTCTACCTTTTACCTGTAACAAGTCGGTTTTGACACCCCATGCACTTCTTACCATGGTGGGAAAAACTTGTAGTTTTCTCTCAACCTTTCAGCCTCTCCCTAAGgagatgccaagaaatttgttaATTATGTCTGAAGCACTTGAAAGCTTAACAAAATGTCTAGGgtatctgttcattttctaaacaATTTGTATTCACAGGGGAGTAAGTTTCTTTTAggtgtatttattattttattctcaGTTAACTTTCAATGTGTCCATTCAGGGATCTGGATATAAATATTTTACCTGTAGGACAGACCATTCAATGTTTTCCCATTTCCATAATGTTCTCAAATGGAATAAAATTAGCACATATCACATATATAGTAtattgtttgtgttttttctatatttttgctttttttttttaaccttggggACAGATACCAGTCTTTCCAACACCTCCTATTATTGCAAATTTTCTATTTAAGACTactctcttattttattttactaaattaagatattatattttattggcatgactcaaaatgagaagaaacagctgcaaacatgcatgAATAATCAGAACAGGAAGTGTATGAAGTAAGAATCCTGGAAAATTTGaagttgtgaaaaatgaaatggaacccataagattgatatcctaggcatccacgagctgaaatggactagtattctCCATTTTGAATCGGGCAATCATGTGGTATACTACGCTGGATtgaaaattaaagaggaatgatgtcacacactTCCTGAAGaagaacaattcaagatctatcgtgaaatacaattgtcagtgataggcttatatctatatgcctacaaagaagaccagttaatactactctTATTAAAATTTACCCACCAAGCACTAATGCCTaaggtgaagaaattgcataTTTTACCAACTTATaaagtctgaaattcatcaaaattgcaatcaagatgcattgattattaatggtggttagaatgtgaaagttggataaaaagaattggttgttggaaaatatggccaagGTGATAGAAACGTCAGAGTTTGCATGTTCGATCATTGCAAGACCTACAAATTCTTCAacacaaatatttgaaaaaaattttttcaagaaCGTCAATGGAGAGTATATCAGTGGACCTTGTCAAATGGAACACActggaatcaaatctactacatctgtggaaagagaagatggagaggctcaacatcatcagtcagaacaaagccaggggccaacagtggaacagatcatcaattgctcatgcaagtacaagttgaagcttaagaaaattagagcaagttcaAGAGAGCCAGTATACGACCTTGCATATATGTGACCTGAATTAGACATCATCTCactaatagatttgacacactgaacactgatGACAAAAGATTACACAAGgtcagaatgacatcaaggacatgatccatgaagaaaacaaaaggtcattaaaaaagggaagcaagaaagagaaaaccaaaatggatgtcagaagagactttgaaactttactcctgaacacagagtagctaaagtgaatggaataatgaagttaaagagctgaacagaggatttcaaagggtgactcaagagACAAagtatattataatgaaatgtgcaaaaatccAGATTT from the Loxodonta africana isolate mLoxAfr1 chromosome 7, mLoxAfr1.hap2, whole genome shotgun sequence genome contains:
- the LOC100661511 gene encoding olfactory receptor 8K3-like; the protein is MDKHNLTVLNEFILTGIKDRPELQAPLLGLFLIIYMISVVGNVGIIILTKMDSRLQTPMYFFLRHLAITDLGYSTTVGSKMLVNFVADENTISYYFCAAQLAFFIIFITSEVFILSAMSYDRYVAICNPLLYTVIMSQRMCWVLVGIPYLYSTFVSLLDTIKMFNLSFCGYNVISHFYCDTNPLLSLLCSNTSEMELIILIFATFDFVSSLLIILVSYLLVLLAILRMSSAEGRHKAFSTCGSHLTVVVVFYGTLIFMYLQQKSSHSFDTDKMPSILYTLVIPMLNPLIYSLRNEDVKHALHRTLGQLCNVFSQSSLYHVIHIIYIIHFKFLSVCLQRG